In a single window of the Myxococcus guangdongensis genome:
- a CDS encoding DUF3108 domain-containing protein: MSTLRTLLATCLMLTSGGAAWAQLPDTEADKPEGDKPAESTEAKPEEAPVTVEPCAQALPALRMPLAFMPGEVLEFDLDAMGAQAGKMTLRVQKPQDGQIPVLAQAETNSFFSKVRRVRGSATTWLNPRTLRPKRYVEDATENEMRRKVEVAFTHKDRAIKVDYQIGQRPKGQYNYTYDKDGLDVAGSIYLLRQLPLEENLSVCFDVYGVRRLWRMQGQVLKKEKVTTPLGQFDAWHLVGTAVRLDRPKQKREVHVWLSDDARRLPLAAVGTLDLGAVRATLTSVSRPGEKRQEAGAGKEEMKW; the protein is encoded by the coding sequence ATGAGCACCCTGCGCACCCTCCTGGCGACCTGCCTGATGCTGACCTCCGGCGGTGCCGCCTGGGCCCAGCTCCCCGACACCGAGGCCGACAAGCCCGAGGGCGACAAGCCCGCCGAGTCCACCGAAGCCAAGCCCGAGGAGGCCCCCGTCACCGTGGAGCCCTGCGCGCAGGCGCTGCCCGCGCTGCGCATGCCGCTCGCGTTCATGCCCGGCGAGGTGCTCGAGTTCGACCTGGACGCCATGGGCGCGCAGGCCGGCAAGATGACCTTGCGCGTCCAGAAGCCGCAGGACGGCCAGATTCCCGTGCTCGCGCAGGCGGAGACCAACTCCTTCTTCTCCAAGGTCCGCCGCGTGCGCGGCAGCGCCACCACCTGGCTCAACCCGCGCACGCTGCGCCCCAAGCGCTACGTCGAGGACGCCACCGAGAACGAGATGCGCCGCAAGGTGGAGGTCGCCTTCACCCACAAGGACCGCGCCATCAAGGTGGACTACCAGATCGGCCAGCGCCCCAAGGGCCAGTACAACTACACCTACGACAAGGACGGCCTGGACGTGGCCGGCTCCATCTACCTGCTGCGCCAGCTGCCGCTCGAGGAGAACCTGTCGGTCTGCTTCGACGTGTACGGCGTGCGCCGGCTGTGGCGCATGCAGGGCCAGGTCCTCAAGAAGGAGAAGGTCACCACGCCGCTGGGCCAGTTCGACGCCTGGCACCTGGTGGGCACCGCCGTCCGCCTGGACCGCCCCAAGCAGAAGCGCGAGGTGCACGTGTGGCTCTCCGACGACGCGCGCCGCCTGCCGCTCGCCGCCGTGGGCACGCTCGACCTGGGCGCAGTGCGCGCCACCCTCACCTCCGTCAGCCGCCCCGGCGAGAAGCG